DNA from Megalops cyprinoides isolate fMegCyp1 chromosome 14, fMegCyp1.pri, whole genome shotgun sequence:
GTTTGTAACTGTAGCTTATCAGTTGTATTAAAAGTCTGTAGGACTAACATTCTGAAACTTTGTTGGAATACAAAGAGGTTTATCCACAAGCCTCCCTTGTTAAAAATGGTagcagaaaacaaaagatgAACCACTCCAAACAGCTATGTACATCCCAGCCCACCTAGTCCTACAGAGCCAGAACTAGCATTAAGAGTTTTGTTGATGAAGCCCCCTTGTTCTCGCTTTACGTTAGTTTCCCAATGTTTTTGCAGTGGACAATGTTGGTGTTCTTACACCTGCAGCCTGGTCGCTTGACACGGTCATAGCAGCCCTGGCAGAGCCTGAGACACCCCTTTGCCGGAAGGTAACACAGCAAGCACGGCAGAAAGAGGGACAGGATGCCCATGGCGGACCAGCGCACGCAGCAGTGAGACTGGCTGCAGGAGAAGGGCTTGTCTGCGCAGACGTCCTCGTCATCGCTCGAGCAGTGGTAAAAGAGGCACTTGACGCAGCAGACACACGTACCATAGTCCACGAGGTTCTGCGCGGAGCAGACGCAACGCCGGTCGCAGACCCAGCAAGAGGGCAAGGTCCTCGGGCACGTGCACTCCTCGCACTTGCACTTCCCGCAGTCCTCACAACGGTACGTGTGCTTGCCCAAATCGTCCTCCGTGAAGGGCTTCAGCTCCTCTGCTTTAACTTCCGCCGATTTGGGCTGAGTCCTGATAATCCGTTCGGAGGGAGAGTTCTCCAGGAGCCTCTGTTCGGAAGATGTACTGCTCGTGCTTGTCCGCGCACTACTCCGGGAACCAGTGGTCATTGTACTAACTGTCCTCGTAAAGGCGGTCTGAGAAGACTGTGTGCAGTGGTGATTCAGTCCCCTCTGGACAGACCTCTCCTGTTCCTGCTCAATAGTCAGGCCTTGCACCGGCTCCGTTTTCTGCTGCAGGGGTGGCGTGGTGGCTTTATTCCCTGGTCTGGGCGCCACCATAGGTGCTTCGGTGTACTCATTGGTACTCCTAATTATCCGAATCTGATCCAGTGACAGCACATGGACCTGCTGGCTCAAGGCCTCCCTGGTGTCAGTATCTCCGGCATGTCTCCCGCTGTCACGCAGAGCATGCAGCAAGCCGGGAGACCCGCTGCCATTTTGAGTTCTTGTCTCCATGTGTGCTCTGAAGAGGGATCTCTCCTGCAGGCATTGAACACATCTGAACTCCTGAAAGAGATGAAACGCGTGACTTATAAgctgagggaggaaaaaaaaaatgtaggtctgtttttttttccagtactgTAACAGACATGATAGAGAATAATCAAATACTTAGATGCAAATCTTTAACCCCCAGCTAGTCCATTTGCATCAGGgttgaaatgacaaaatgcaatgaGTACCAACTAGCACCCAGCCTGCAACACTTAAACATACTCAAAAACATAACAGGATGTTGCCTTTTAAACAGGcgcatatatatttatatatatatatatatatatatataatctcaTAAAAATGAGCATGCACAAGCCTAGCCAGATAATGCAAGTATAGTAggcaaatatatattttttcttcattcaatCAAACTTGTCTATTACTAAACCCCAGCCTCATACAAGACCAATAAAGTGGACAAGAATCTAATACCATCTCCACTTCTGCTATATGATGGTAACATTAAAGAAGGGTTCCAGTTTAGGGTTTTGTGCACTTTGCTTTCTGACAGAACGTCATGCTGTGGGCACATGCTAGAAAGTCTTATTCAAGTAAACTCAACATATGGAATGTAACAGTTCTAATGTGACAACTCCCAAAAAGACAATTGTTTTAtcataaaatatacagcaaattCCAACCATCATCCTAACTGGTACTAAATTTAAACAATACAATCATCTGTTGAACCCTGCCTTAAGATAAAATTgtcataaaatataatgaatataacTATGGTTGTGACATTGTCTATTctttaattgttttgtattaaattcatgtgtttctttcttGCTTGTTCAGGTACCATCTACCGTGCACAACACAGAAAACTGGCTGGAAATGGACCAATTTACTGAGGGGAGTAAACTAAGCAAGATATTCATAATTAAAATGGAGAAGGAAACTAAAATAACAAATGGGCCAAAACACACCACTCCATTAGAATTGACCCTTATTCATCAAGAAAGATGGGTGTCCTTTGCAAAAAATTATTAAAGTACTAAGTACTTTAATACTAGTATTAAGTactaaaaaagcaaaaatatcaCATGCATGCTCggcacaaatattttaaaaatactctcTTTATATGAGAGATTATAGGCGTTGGTAGTCTGGGTAGATAGCTCCTCTAACTGCTTTTAAAAGTGAACTTATTTTGCATATGCAAGTAAACGCAGGCAATAAAGTCAACaagaatgacatcacatgacacaacaataaaataagtaaGACCAACTTTTTAAAAGTGAGAAACACTGCCTGCATGTCATGCTTTTTAGCATGTGACTTCAATTTAAATCATTACTAAAAGAACTAGCAACATCAAACTCAATCTGTCATTTTGAATTACAGACGCAGATGCAAAATTGTAAGACATAAG
Protein-coding regions in this window:
- the LOC118789111 gene encoding protein sprouty homolog 2-like — protein: METRTQNGSGSPGLLHALRDSGRHAGDTDTREALSQQVHVLSLDQIRIIRSTNEYTEAPMVAPRPGNKATTPPLQQKTEPVQGLTIEQEQERSVQRGLNHHCTQSSQTAFTRTVSTMTTGSRSSARTSTSSTSSEQRLLENSPSERIIRTQPKSAEVKAEELKPFTEDDLGKHTYRCEDCGKCKCEECTCPRTLPSCWVCDRRCVCSAQNLVDYGTCVCCVKCLFYHCSSDDEDVCADKPFSCSQSHCCVRWSAMGILSLFLPCLLCYLPAKGCLRLCQGCYDRVKRPGCRCKNTNIVHCKNIGKLT